The following are encoded together in the Adhaeribacter arboris genome:
- a CDS encoding cytidylyltransferase domain-containing protein yields the protein MDGMVAPKIGFIIQARMNSSRLKGKILLPLPYGSATSLLEQIIIRVKAISNNAVIILATSDTLENKILKDVAEANSIFFYAGSENNVLQRFYEAAAQHKLDIIVRLTGDNPFIDPDVIHTVLLNHTEHNFDYTITNGLPLGTNIEVFSFQSLKKTYQEAVLPEHQEHVTPYIRLNNSLFKVNTFAFQDATYGQEHWRLTVDTESDYALACLLFWQLTDNNKSFSLKQTASFIYANPWVLLINKNNYQKKLFSNVAEEIKEAISLLHNNDLPNAAKQLAQNEQN from the coding sequence ATGGACGGCATGGTAGCACCCAAAATTGGTTTTATCATACAGGCACGCATGAACTCTTCGCGCTTGAAAGGCAAGATTTTGTTACCCTTACCTTATGGATCAGCTACCAGTTTATTAGAGCAGATTATTATACGCGTAAAAGCAATTAGTAACAATGCCGTCATTATTCTAGCTACTTCTGATACTTTAGAGAATAAAATTCTGAAAGATGTAGCAGAAGCGAATTCTATTTTTTTTTATGCTGGTTCAGAAAACAACGTACTGCAACGATTTTACGAGGCGGCGGCCCAGCATAAGTTAGATATTATCGTCCGTTTAACCGGTGATAATCCTTTTATCGATCCGGATGTAATCCATACAGTTCTTTTGAATCATACGGAACATAATTTCGATTATACCATTACTAACGGTTTACCGCTTGGTACTAACATCGAAGTTTTCTCTTTTCAATCGCTTAAAAAAACCTATCAGGAAGCAGTACTTCCGGAACATCAAGAACATGTTACTCCTTATATACGATTAAACAATAGTCTTTTTAAGGTAAATACCTTTGCGTTTCAGGATGCTACGTATGGGCAAGAGCACTGGCGACTTACGGTAGATACGGAAAGTGATTATGCACTTGCTTGTTTACTGTTTTGGCAATTAACTGATAATAACAAATCATTTTCACTGAAACAAACAGCCAGTTTTATATACGCTAATCCATGGGTATTACTTATAAATAAAAATAACTACCAAAAAAAGTTATTTTCGAATGTAGCAGAGGAAATTAAGGAGGCAATTAGTTTATTACACAATAATGATTTACCTAATGCTGCCAAGCAATTAGCTCAGAATGAACAAAACTAA
- the pseB gene encoding UDP-N-acetylglucosamine 4,6-dehydratase (inverting): MPLDLNNKAILVTGATGSFGKKFVKTVLERWPQVKRLVIFSRDELKQFEMSQEFSPQQYKAIRYFIGDVRDGERLKRACEGIDIIVHAAALKQVPAAEYNPMECIKTNIFGAENVINAALDCGVKKVVALSTDKAAAPINLYGATKLCSDKLFVAANNMKGSRDLTFSVVRYGNVIGSRGSVVPFFLSKRHEGVLPITHPHMTRFNISLKDGVELVLHALENAWGGEIFVPKIPSYRIIDVTTAIAPNAQPHIVGIRPGEKLHEEMITESDSYNTIELEKYYVILPSTPVWSIEKFLEKFNGNYVEPGFRYNSESNTDWLTPEQIREQIREHVDSTFSV, from the coding sequence ATGCCATTAGATTTAAATAATAAAGCTATTTTAGTTACCGGCGCTACCGGTTCTTTCGGTAAAAAATTTGTTAAAACAGTTTTAGAACGTTGGCCGCAGGTGAAACGATTGGTAATTTTTTCGCGCGACGAGCTAAAACAATTCGAAATGAGCCAGGAATTCTCCCCGCAGCAATACAAAGCCATCCGTTATTTTATCGGCGATGTGCGCGACGGTGAACGTTTAAAACGAGCGTGCGAAGGAATTGATATAATAGTACACGCGGCCGCATTAAAACAAGTACCAGCTGCCGAATACAACCCCATGGAATGCATTAAAACCAATATTTTTGGCGCCGAAAACGTTATAAATGCAGCTTTGGATTGCGGGGTAAAAAAAGTAGTGGCCTTAAGTACTGATAAAGCGGCGGCTCCCATCAATTTATACGGCGCTACCAAACTTTGTTCAGATAAATTGTTTGTGGCCGCCAATAACATGAAAGGCTCCCGCGATTTAACTTTTTCGGTGGTACGTTATGGTAATGTTATTGGTTCGCGAGGTTCAGTAGTACCTTTTTTCCTGAGCAAGCGCCACGAGGGAGTCTTACCAATCACGCATCCGCACATGACTCGTTTTAATATTTCTTTAAAAGATGGAGTAGAACTAGTATTACACGCCTTAGAAAATGCCTGGGGAGGTGAAATATTCGTTCCTAAAATTCCTTCTTACCGCATCATTGATGTGACTACCGCTATTGCTCCAAATGCGCAGCCCCATATTGTAGGAATCCGGCCAGGGGAAAAATTACACGAAGAAATGATTACGGAATCTGACTCTTATAACACCATTGAATTAGAGAAATATTACGTTATTCTGCCTTCCACTCCGGTCTGGTCAATAGAAAAGTTCTTAGAAAAGTTTAATGGTAACTACGTGGAACCCGGTTTTCGGTATAATTCCGAATCCAACACAGATTGGTTGACTCCGGAGCAAATCCGGGAACAAATTAGAGAACACGTAGATTCTACTTTCTCGGTTTAA
- a CDS encoding SDR family NAD(P)-dependent oxidoreductase has product MYNPFSLKNKVILITGGYGYLGRHITKGLLDSGAQVVVLGRNEEKFKSAFNYSNPDLIFQKTDISSSSEVDSSFQQLYQKFGRIDALINNAIYSKGQQPLNITDEEFAFTLDGNLGSVYRCIKAITPYFMQQQGGRVINVSSMYGMVSPEFSIYKNHEAYLNPPHYGAAKAGLLQLTRYFACYLGKNNILVNAVSPGPFPSEKVQESESFISNLRAKSPLGRIGNPAELKGIFVFLCSDEATYITGQNLVVDGGWTAW; this is encoded by the coding sequence ATGTACAATCCTTTTTCTCTTAAAAATAAGGTTATTCTTATTACCGGAGGTTATGGCTATTTAGGCCGTCATATAACCAAAGGTTTATTGGATAGTGGCGCGCAGGTAGTTGTCTTAGGCAGAAACGAAGAAAAATTTAAGTCTGCTTTTAACTACTCCAACCCTGATCTAATTTTTCAAAAAACGGATATTAGTAGCAGTTCAGAAGTCGATAGTAGTTTTCAACAACTCTACCAAAAATTTGGACGGATAGATGCTTTAATAAATAATGCCATTTATAGTAAGGGTCAGCAACCCTTAAACATTACGGATGAAGAATTTGCTTTCACCTTAGATGGTAATCTCGGCTCTGTTTACCGATGCATAAAAGCAATTACACCTTATTTTATGCAGCAGCAAGGCGGTCGTGTTATTAATGTATCATCCATGTATGGTATGGTATCGCCCGAGTTTAGTATCTATAAAAATCATGAAGCCTATTTAAACCCTCCGCATTATGGAGCGGCGAAAGCGGGCCTGCTGCAATTAACCCGTTATTTTGCCTGCTATTTAGGTAAAAATAACATTTTAGTGAATGCCGTTTCGCCGGGACCTTTCCCCAGCGAAAAAGTACAGGAAAGTGAATCATTTATCTCAAATCTAAGGGCAAAAAGTCCTTTAGGTCGCATTGGTAACCCGGCCGAGTTAAAAGGTATTTTCGTTTTTCTTTGTTCTGATGAAGCAACTTATATTACGGGTCAGAATTTGGTAGTAGACGGAGGATGGACGGCATGGTAG
- a CDS encoding HAD family hydrolase — MVLVFDLDDTLYEEITFVKSGFKAVANYLAPLLNCPAEELFIQLVNRLEAGGRGSIFNDVLQMHGKNSKQLVTKCLAIYRLHPPEISLYPDAIRCLERFRHYPLYLVTDGNKLVQQNKVTALHVPDKVKKVFITHRYGIKNAKPSVYCFELISKLEKTEPAHIVYVGDNPSKDFVGLKPHGFKTIRIMRGNYSHLQPGGAYEADRNIYTLDELTEDFLKNL; from the coding sequence ATGGTTCTTGTATTTGACCTCGACGACACACTCTACGAAGAAATAACTTTTGTGAAAAGTGGATTTAAAGCCGTTGCTAACTACTTAGCTCCTTTGCTTAACTGCCCCGCAGAAGAATTATTTATTCAATTAGTTAATCGGCTGGAAGCAGGCGGCCGGGGTTCTATTTTTAATGATGTTTTACAAATGCACGGCAAAAACTCTAAACAACTGGTGACGAAATGTCTTGCTATTTACCGCTTGCACCCGCCAGAGATTTCTTTGTACCCCGATGCTATTCGGTGTTTGGAACGGTTCCGTCATTACCCCCTTTACCTTGTTACGGATGGCAATAAATTAGTGCAACAGAATAAAGTAACGGCTTTACACGTTCCCGATAAAGTTAAAAAGGTTTTTATTACGCATCGTTACGGGATAAAAAATGCAAAACCCTCGGTGTACTGTTTTGAACTAATTAGTAAGTTAGAGAAAACAGAACCCGCCCATATTGTTTACGTTGGGGATAATCCCAGCAAGGATTTTGTGGGTTTAAAACCGCATGGGTTTAAGACTATCCGGATTATGCGGGGTAATTACTCGCATTTACAGCCGGGCGGAGCTTACGAAGCCGACCGGAACATCTATACCCTGGACGAATTAACCGAAGATTTTTTAAAGAATTTATAA
- a CDS encoding GNAT family N-acetyltransferase codes for MQVTRYQALAKESYHFEGYSIVALRERDIYLIKDWRNSQLTVLRQKTPLTNTDQENYYRRAVLPTFTQEQPKIILFSFLQNETCIGYGGLTNIDWESRRIELSFLVDPAIYQDQKRYHLSFSAFITLIKQVTFEDLKFNRIFTETYDIRPYHIAILEQNGFRFEGRMRQHVVIDQQLVDSLLHGFLKEYHV; via the coding sequence ATGCAGGTAACTAGATACCAGGCACTTGCCAAAGAATCCTACCATTTTGAGGGGTATAGTATTGTTGCTTTGCGGGAACGGGATATTTACCTGATAAAAGATTGGCGCAACAGTCAACTTACCGTTTTACGTCAAAAAACTCCTTTAACGAATACAGATCAGGAAAATTATTATCGCCGAGCGGTTCTGCCTACTTTTACTCAAGAACAGCCCAAAATTATTTTATTTAGTTTCTTACAAAATGAAACCTGCATCGGCTATGGTGGCCTGACCAACATTGATTGGGAATCGCGGCGGATAGAGCTTTCCTTTTTGGTTGACCCGGCTATTTACCAAGATCAGAAACGCTACCATTTAAGTTTTTCGGCTTTTATCACGCTAATCAAACAAGTTACATTTGAGGACTTAAAATTTAACCGGATATTTACCGAAACATACGACATCCGCCCTTATCATATTGCCATCTTAGAACAGAATGGATTCCGGTTCGAGGGTAGGATGCGGCAACACGTAGTTATTGACCAGCAATTGGTGGATTCCCTGTTGCACGGTTTTTTAAAAGAATATCATGTATAA
- a CDS encoding aldo/keto reductase has product MANERSKLALGTVQFGLDYGVSNSGGKVPITIVRNILKLCLEQNITTLDTAAAYGDSEAVIGKSLANEDNSFQIISKLPNCSTAEVRTIFNNSLQELKKNKIFGYLIHDYSAFTKDPGIFDEIYKLQQEGLIQKIGFSLYYPPHLEEIIKLNLPIQLIQIPFNVFDQRFAYLFPYLNKNDIEIHIRSIFLQGLLFKEIATLPPYFHPFRENLLFLQEVVKQSGLSLSHVLLAFAHLHPEISKIVVGVTSMEELAHNSNYLNVLTDIKPIYHTLKKMATFDERFLLPFNWQLS; this is encoded by the coding sequence ATGGCTAACGAACGAAGCAAATTAGCTCTTGGTACGGTTCAATTCGGTTTAGATTACGGGGTGAGTAATTCGGGTGGCAAAGTACCCATAACGATTGTTCGGAATATTTTAAAACTTTGCCTAGAACAGAATATTACCACTTTAGATACGGCTGCTGCTTATGGTGACAGCGAAGCTGTGATTGGGAAAAGCTTGGCTAATGAGGATAATAGCTTCCAGATTATTTCTAAACTACCGAACTGCTCTACTGCCGAAGTAAGAACTATTTTTAATAATTCACTACAAGAACTAAAAAAAAATAAAATCTTTGGGTATTTAATTCACGATTATTCAGCTTTTACTAAGGACCCCGGAATATTTGATGAAATTTATAAGCTGCAGCAAGAAGGATTAATTCAGAAAATAGGCTTTTCGTTATATTATCCGCCACATCTCGAAGAAATTATAAAGTTAAACTTGCCTATTCAATTGATTCAAATTCCTTTTAACGTGTTTGATCAACGCTTCGCTTACCTATTCCCTTACCTGAACAAAAATGATATAGAGATTCATATTCGATCTATTTTTTTGCAAGGATTGTTGTTTAAAGAAATTGCTACGCTACCCCCCTATTTTCATCCATTCCGGGAAAACTTGCTATTTTTACAAGAAGTAGTAAAACAAAGTGGTCTATCTTTATCACACGTTTTACTGGCCTTTGCGCACCTACATCCAGAAATCAGTAAAATAGTAGTAGGCGTAACCTCGATGGAAGAATTAGCGCATAATAGTAATTATTTAAATGTTTTAACCGATATAAAGCCAATATATCATACTCTTAAGAAAATGGCTACTTTTGATGAGCGTTTTCTTTTACCCTTTAATTGGCAACTAAGTTAA
- a CDS encoding class I SAM-dependent methyltransferase: MATIELNKYGFYEVLNKPSAAELETYYSQKYYQNTQGTYEKTYADHELQYIYNKIAQKQLVLEKNFQVSTTPHSLLDVGSGEGWVLNFYKQRDWQVTGLDFSRYGCETFNPNCLENLLTGNIYENIQKLISQKVKFTVIWLDNVLEHVVNPRQLLQSCRELVAEDGALVVEVPNDFSVLQQYLKETGAIDSDFWVALPDHLSYFNKTGLLNLATASNWDEVFTMADFPIDFALVNPDTNYVKERSKGKECNQTRIKIDNLMHAVSVEKTVEYYRALADLGMGRQIISFFKPHHHAGN; encoded by the coding sequence TTGGCTACAATCGAACTAAATAAATACGGATTCTACGAAGTGTTAAATAAACCTTCGGCAGCAGAACTAGAGACCTATTATTCGCAAAAATATTATCAAAACACCCAAGGCACTTACGAAAAAACGTACGCCGATCATGAGCTGCAATACATTTACAACAAGATTGCCCAAAAACAGCTGGTGCTGGAAAAAAACTTTCAGGTATCCACTACTCCTCATTCCTTATTAGATGTAGGTTCCGGGGAAGGTTGGGTTTTAAACTTTTACAAACAGCGCGATTGGCAGGTTACCGGATTAGATTTCAGTCGTTACGGTTGCGAAACGTTTAATCCTAATTGTTTAGAGAACCTGTTAACGGGCAATATTTACGAAAACATTCAAAAATTAATTTCCCAAAAAGTAAAGTTTACGGTAATCTGGCTCGACAATGTGTTGGAGCATGTGGTAAACCCGCGGCAACTTTTACAAAGTTGTCGCGAATTGGTGGCCGAGGATGGTGCTTTAGTAGTGGAAGTTCCCAATGATTTTTCGGTGTTGCAGCAATACTTAAAAGAAACGGGTGCGATAGATTCTGATTTTTGGGTGGCTTTACCGGATCACCTATCTTATTTTAATAAAACAGGTTTACTAAACCTGGCAACAGCATCCAATTGGGACGAAGTTTTTACCATGGCCGATTTTCCGATTGATTTTGCTTTAGTAAACCCGGATACCAACTACGTAAAAGAAAGGAGCAAAGGCAAAGAATGCAACCAGACCCGGATTAAAATTGATAACCTGATGCACGCGGTTTCGGTGGAAAAAACCGTAGAATATTACCGAGCCTTAGCCGATTTAGGTATGGGACGTCAAATTATTTCTTTCTTTAAACCTCATCATCATGCAGGTAACTAG
- the pseC gene encoding UDP-4-amino-4,6-dideoxy-N-acetyl-beta-L-altrosamine transaminase, translated as MQPIPYGKQQITEEDIQAVIQTLQSDFLTQGPKIEEFETKFAHYIGCEYAVAVANGTAALHLSVLALGVNEQSNVITTPITFVASANCVRYGGGNVCFADIDPATGLLDIEKVRELLESKPKGFFTGIVPVDFAGLPVDLEAFRQLADEFNLWLLEDACHAPGGYFVDKIGQKQNCGNGKFADLAIFSFHPVKHIATGEGGMITTNNRELYDKLILLRTHGITKKPELLPPDKGGWYYEMQELGYNYRIPDILTALGISQLQRADAGLQRRRQIAIRYDAAFRKEANLTILNPAAYLADKTETGHAYHLYVIQVKNRRGLYDYLRQHQIYAQVHYIPVHTMPYYQRLGWKPGDFPAAENYYEHCLSLPMYPTLTEQEQEFVIHQIKTWLTNEAN; from the coding sequence ATGCAACCCATTCCGTACGGGAAACAACAAATTACCGAAGAAGATATTCAGGCGGTTATTCAAACGCTGCAATCTGATTTTTTAACGCAAGGGCCAAAAATTGAAGAATTTGAAACAAAGTTCGCCCATTATATTGGCTGTGAATATGCCGTGGCGGTCGCAAATGGCACCGCTGCCTTGCACCTTAGCGTCCTAGCTTTGGGTGTGAATGAACAAAGTAACGTTATCACGACTCCTATAACCTTTGTGGCATCGGCTAATTGCGTACGTTATGGCGGCGGCAACGTGTGTTTTGCCGACATAGATCCCGCCACCGGCTTATTAGACATTGAGAAGGTCAGAGAATTACTGGAAAGTAAACCTAAAGGCTTTTTTACCGGCATTGTACCCGTTGATTTTGCCGGTTTACCCGTTGATTTAGAAGCATTTCGACAGTTGGCGGACGAATTTAATCTTTGGTTGCTCGAAGATGCTTGTCACGCTCCGGGTGGTTACTTTGTAGATAAAATTGGCCAGAAACAAAACTGCGGTAACGGCAAGTTTGCGGATCTAGCCATTTTCTCCTTTCACCCGGTAAAGCATATTGCTACCGGCGAGGGCGGCATGATTACAACTAATAACCGGGAATTGTACGACAAATTAATATTATTACGCACCCACGGCATCACTAAAAAACCCGAGTTATTACCGCCAGATAAAGGTGGCTGGTACTACGAAATGCAGGAATTGGGTTATAATTACCGCATTCCGGACATATTAACCGCTTTAGGTATTTCTCAATTACAACGGGCAGATGCGGGTCTGCAACGCCGCCGCCAAATAGCCATCCGCTACGACGCCGCTTTTCGGAAAGAAGCTAATCTTACCATTTTGAATCCAGCTGCTTATTTAGCTGATAAAACCGAAACGGGCCACGCTTATCATTTATACGTTATTCAGGTAAAAAATCGCCGGGGTTTATACGACTATTTGCGGCAACACCAAATTTATGCCCAGGTGCATTACATTCCGGTGCATACCATGCCTTATTACCAGCGACTAGGTTGGAAGCCAGGTGATTTCCCGGCGGCCGAAAATTATTACGAACACTGTTTGAGTTTACCCATGTATCCTACTCTAACGGAACAGGAACAAGAATTTGTGATTCATCAGATAAAAACATGGCTAACGAACGAAGCAAATTAG
- a CDS encoding NAD-dependent epimerase/dehydratase family protein gives MYKGRKVFISGGNGVIGNELVKKLHKAGAVLLVGDLKDRPKHLPSDIQYRKGDLNYITARELQDFAPEYFFHLAATFERSKETYGFWEENYQHNVNLSHYLMTEIKDLPSIKKVIFASSYLIYDPVLYNFQEPASAPYSLKETDPILPRNLTGSAKLNHEIELRFLEDFRGEQFQTICVRIYRSYGKNSRDIISRWVRALLNQESLTVFKKEGIFDYIYAGDVAEGLMRVGATTFKGIVNLGSGKSRKVEEMIRILKQHFPALTFQEASSDILYEASQADMTLFQKITGWLPAYQLENAIPEIVAYEKQAREKKDVFSPSSNVLVTSISRKVPMLQAIKLATKKLHPNLVLHGADVSAEVIGKHFVDRFWQMPRMADLSIEEVLRYCQQENIFLIIPSRDGELEFWASHKDLLMAKGISVMLSSLSAVQVCLDKLQFYQTLSAQNLPVIPTAETIEDLPNTEKYVVKERYGAGALGMGLNLNQQDALAHAKKLKQPIFQPFIEGQEYSLDMYVTQTGQVKGIVARTRDLVINGESQVTQTVSFPALEKLGEELVRVLPLQGHVVLQVLLTPDGQFHIIECNSRFGGASTLSTQCGLDSFYWALLEAQGEALETYPFARTPDKKQIRFAQDLIV, from the coding sequence ATGTATAAAGGAAGAAAGGTATTTATCAGCGGTGGTAATGGCGTTATAGGCAACGAATTAGTTAAAAAGCTGCACAAAGCGGGTGCAGTTTTACTCGTTGGCGATTTAAAAGACCGTCCGAAACACTTGCCATCTGACATCCAATACCGCAAAGGTGACCTAAATTATATTACTGCTCGGGAGTTGCAGGATTTTGCCCCGGAGTATTTCTTTCATTTAGCGGCTACCTTCGAGCGTTCGAAAGAAACGTATGGCTTTTGGGAAGAAAACTACCAGCACAACGTCAATCTGAGCCACTATTTAATGACGGAAATAAAAGATCTTCCGTCCATCAAAAAAGTAATATTTGCGTCTAGTTACCTGATTTACGATCCAGTTTTATATAATTTTCAGGAGCCCGCTTCTGCTCCTTATTCTTTAAAAGAAACCGATCCTATCCTACCCCGCAATTTAACGGGTTCCGCTAAATTAAACCACGAGATTGAGCTGCGTTTTTTAGAGGATTTCCGGGGAGAACAATTTCAGACCATTTGCGTGCGAATTTACCGGAGCTATGGGAAAAATTCGCGCGATATAATTTCGCGTTGGGTACGGGCCTTACTAAACCAGGAATCTTTAACGGTTTTTAAAAAAGAAGGGATTTTCGATTACATCTACGCCGGCGATGTGGCCGAAGGATTAATGCGAGTAGGCGCGACTACTTTTAAAGGCATTGTCAATTTGGGCAGCGGAAAGTCCCGAAAAGTAGAAGAAATGATCAGGATTCTGAAACAGCATTTCCCGGCATTAACTTTCCAGGAAGCAAGTTCCGATATCTTGTACGAAGCGTCGCAAGCAGATATGACGTTGTTTCAAAAAATTACGGGTTGGTTACCGGCGTATCAATTAGAAAATGCCATTCCGGAGATTGTTGCTTACGAGAAACAAGCCCGAGAGAAAAAAGACGTATTTTCCCCTAGCAGCAATGTTTTAGTAACCAGTATATCCCGCAAAGTACCCATGTTACAAGCGATAAAACTGGCTACGAAAAAGTTACATCCAAACCTTGTATTGCACGGGGCAGATGTTAGTGCCGAGGTAATTGGAAAACACTTTGTGGATCGTTTCTGGCAAATGCCGCGCATGGCTGATCTTTCCATAGAAGAGGTATTGCGCTACTGCCAGCAAGAAAATATTTTTTTAATTATTCCTTCTCGCGATGGCGAACTGGAATTTTGGGCAAGTCATAAAGATTTACTGATGGCTAAGGGTATTTCGGTAATGCTGAGTTCTTTATCCGCAGTGCAGGTTTGTCTGGATAAGTTACAGTTCTATCAAACCTTAAGCGCTCAGAATTTACCGGTTATTCCAACTGCCGAAACTATCGAAGATTTACCCAATACCGAAAAATACGTGGTTAAGGAACGTTATGGGGCGGGTGCTTTGGGCATGGGATTAAACTTAAACCAACAGGACGCCCTTGCTCACGCCAAAAAATTAAAGCAACCCATATTTCAACCTTTTATCGAAGGCCAGGAATACAGTTTGGATATGTACGTAACCCAAACAGGCCAAGTAAAAGGTATAGTTGCCCGTACCCGGGATTTAGTTATCAATGGCGAATCCCAAGTTACCCAAACGGTTTCGTTTCCCGCTCTGGAAAAATTAGGAGAAGAATTAGTCCGTGTTTTACCATTACAGGGTCACGTGGTGTTACAAGTATTACTTACGCCGGATGGGCAGTTTCATATCATTGAGTGTAACAGCCGGTTTGGTGGAGCTTCTACTTTAAGTACACAATGCGGGTTGGATTCCTTTTATTGGGCTTTATTGGAAGCTCAAGGCGAAGCCCTGGAAACTTATCCGTTTGCGCGTACGCCGGATAAAAAGCAAATTCGGTTTGCCCAGGATTTGATTGTATAA
- the pseI gene encoding pseudaminic acid synthase codes for MLEVTIGNRKVGPAHRPFIIAEMSGNHNQSLDRALAIVDAAADAGAHAIKLQTYTPDTMTIEGVHTIEDPNSLWKNRELYDLYREAYTPWEWHQALFQRAQERGILAFSSPFDETAVDFLESLLVPAYKIASFENTDLPLLKKVASTGKPVIISTGVATVAEIDEAVRTLKTHGCHEIVLLKCTSTYPSSPENTNLLTIPHLAQLFDLPVGLSDHTMGVGASVAAVALGACVIEKHFTLRRADGGVDSAFSLEPQELQALVVESERAFLALGTIQYGVQQAEKNSRLYKRSIYVAKDIQAGEPFTKENIRIIRPNVGLEPKYLDQVLSKTAKTNIKAGTPLTWELL; via the coding sequence ATGTTAGAAGTAACCATTGGCAACCGTAAAGTTGGTCCGGCGCACCGGCCGTTTATCATTGCCGAAATGTCGGGTAATCACAACCAATCGCTCGACCGAGCCTTAGCCATTGTAGATGCGGCCGCCGATGCGGGAGCCCACGCCATAAAGTTACAAACCTATACTCCCGACACCATGACGATAGAAGGAGTACATACCATTGAAGATCCCAACTCGCTTTGGAAAAACCGGGAATTATACGATTTATACCGTGAGGCTTATACTCCCTGGGAATGGCACCAAGCACTATTTCAGCGGGCTCAGGAGCGGGGCATACTGGCATTTAGCTCTCCATTCGACGAAACAGCGGTAGATTTTTTAGAATCCTTGCTGGTACCGGCCTATAAGATTGCTTCTTTCGAAAACACGGATTTGCCTTTACTCAAAAAAGTAGCTTCTACGGGCAAACCGGTTATAATTTCCACAGGGGTAGCCACGGTTGCCGAAATAGATGAAGCCGTTCGCACTTTAAAAACGCATGGTTGTCATGAGATTGTATTACTGAAATGCACGAGCACCTATCCTTCTTCCCCGGAAAACACTAACCTTCTTACTATTCCGCACTTAGCCCAATTATTTGACTTGCCCGTAGGGTTAAGTGATCATACTATGGGCGTAGGCGCTTCAGTGGCCGCGGTAGCTTTAGGGGCTTGCGTTATCGAAAAGCATTTTACCTTGCGCCGGGCGGATGGTGGCGTAGATTCCGCTTTTTCTTTAGAACCGCAGGAGCTACAAGCATTAGTAGTAGAATCGGAACGGGCCTTTTTAGCATTGGGAACCATTCAATACGGGGTGCAGCAAGCCGAAAAAAACAGCCGCTTGTACAAGCGGTCCATTTACGTGGCGAAAGATATACAGGCGGGAGAACCATTCACGAAAGAAAATATTCGCATTATCCGCCCTAATGTAGGTTTGGAGCCGAAGTATTTAGATCAGGTATTAAGTAAGACTGCCAAAACTAATATTAAAGCCGGAACTCCTTTAACCTGGGAATTGCTCTAA